One Edaphobacter lichenicola DNA window includes the following coding sequences:
- a CDS encoding aldose epimerase family protein — protein sequence MEDPRLSRMYWALLKQWAVRRRRSIWHAAVMRSGLLTVLVLGLLIAGLAFGWRTHRLGQFALLKKQLRAKPKQDIVFRPGGQDVITLQRTQLVGGSGPEFLSTTLMPGRGMNMLQISAYLPDKGEVNLLASPPLESAAEQLSGSGADATGTKSLAMGAAIEAPWAGRIYGARTPDGGLMSMWRGVHLNLPTGVKDSYGLDSAVAAGGLLLKEPSTTTSTNIMPDGGEARATFRPGDFDGHWLSQTEINTTVVLSGRVIEMKIVAHNIGDTAEPIGIGWHPRFAILSGHRGQMMLRLPEGLRAEVKDRRTGELSGRLLPVAGTEYDFTGQGAQLGALNLDDSFVELKRGMMADGPVAELRDPESGYGLRITATSATIKALRVYAPLDGSYISIEPQFNYDDPFGHEWARGEDTGMVMLQPGESTQWRVRLEIFSLDSAQPERF from the coding sequence TTGGAAGATCCAAGATTGAGCAGGATGTACTGGGCGCTTCTGAAGCAGTGGGCGGTCCGACGGCGTAGAAGTATCTGGCATGCCGCGGTGATGCGCTCCGGCCTGCTGACGGTGCTGGTTCTGGGACTGCTGATTGCGGGTCTGGCGTTTGGCTGGCGGACCCACAGGCTGGGACAGTTTGCGCTGCTGAAGAAGCAGCTGCGGGCCAAGCCGAAGCAGGATATTGTCTTTCGACCGGGTGGGCAGGATGTGATCACGCTGCAGCGCACCCAGCTGGTGGGTGGGAGCGGCCCTGAGTTTCTGTCAACGACGTTGATGCCGGGGCGCGGGATGAATATGCTGCAGATCTCGGCCTATCTTCCAGACAAGGGCGAGGTGAATCTGCTGGCTTCGCCGCCGCTGGAGAGTGCGGCGGAGCAGTTGAGCGGCAGTGGGGCGGACGCTACGGGGACAAAGAGCCTTGCGATGGGCGCGGCGATTGAGGCTCCGTGGGCGGGCCGGATCTATGGGGCGCGGACGCCGGATGGTGGACTGATGTCCATGTGGCGCGGAGTTCATCTGAACCTGCCGACGGGGGTGAAGGATAGCTATGGGCTGGACAGTGCGGTTGCTGCCGGCGGCTTGCTGCTGAAGGAGCCGTCGACTACGACGAGCACCAACATTATGCCGGATGGAGGAGAGGCAAGGGCGACGTTTCGTCCGGGGGACTTCGACGGCCACTGGCTCTCGCAGACTGAGATCAATACGACCGTGGTGTTGAGCGGCAGGGTGATTGAGATGAAGATCGTCGCCCACAATATCGGCGATACCGCGGAGCCGATCGGGATTGGCTGGCATCCTCGGTTTGCGATTTTGAGCGGACATCGCGGGCAGATGATGCTGCGGTTGCCGGAGGGCCTTCGCGCGGAGGTGAAGGATCGCCGCACAGGTGAGTTGAGTGGAAGACTGCTGCCGGTGGCGGGGACCGAGTATGACTTTACCGGGCAGGGGGCGCAGTTGGGTGCGCTGAATCTCGACGACAGCTTTGTGGAACTGAAGCGCGGAATGATGGCCGATGGTCCGGTGGCGGAGTTGCGCGATCCTGAGAGCGGCTACGGGCTGCGAATTACTGCGACCTCGGCTACCATCAAGGCTTTGCGAGTGTATGCCCCGCTGGACGGATCCTATATTTCGATAGAGCCACAGTTCAACTACGACGATCCCTTCGGGCATGAGTGGGCCAGGGGGGAAGATACCGGGATGGTCATGCTGCAGCCGGGCGAG
- a CDS encoding uracil-DNA glycosylase translates to MTPANPQSTSPLLQQIRETIITCERCPRLRDYCRGIGATKRRAYLDQTYWSRPVPGFGDSRARILILGLAPGAHGANRTGRPFTGDGSGDFMYPVLHELGLASKPRAITRDDGLRLRHAWIASVVRCAPPGDKPLPQEIRNCSTHLAQEIQALPRVRVVVCLGKIAFDGYMAFLLETGVIARKSDYRFSHGAEYLLPSGLHLLASYHPSLRNTNTGRLNRVMFTRIFLRARELAGLVV, encoded by the coding sequence GTGACCCCGGCCAACCCACAAAGTACGTCTCCCCTCCTGCAACAGATTCGCGAAACCATCATCACCTGCGAACGTTGCCCTCGACTTCGTGACTACTGCCGCGGCATCGGCGCGACCAAACGCCGCGCCTACCTCGACCAGACCTACTGGTCCCGCCCCGTTCCCGGCTTCGGCGACTCGCGCGCCCGTATCCTCATCCTCGGCCTCGCCCCAGGCGCCCACGGAGCCAACCGCACCGGCCGCCCCTTCACCGGCGACGGCTCCGGCGACTTCATGTACCCCGTCCTCCACGAGCTTGGCCTCGCCAGCAAACCCCGCGCCATCACCCGCGACGACGGCCTCAGGCTTCGTCACGCCTGGATCGCCTCCGTCGTCCGCTGCGCCCCGCCCGGCGACAAGCCGCTCCCTCAAGAGATTCGCAACTGCAGCACCCACCTCGCCCAGGAGATTCAGGCTCTGCCCCGAGTGCGCGTCGTCGTCTGTCTCGGAAAGATAGCCTTCGACGGATACATGGCCTTCCTCCTCGAAACCGGCGTCATCGCTCGCAAATCGGACTACCGCTTCTCCCACGGGGCAGAGTACCTCCTCCCCAGCGGCCTACATCTGCTCGCCAGCTACCACCCATCCCTGCGCAACACCAACACCGGCCGCCTCAACCGAGTCATGTTCACACGCATCT